In Acidobacteriota bacterium, a genomic segment contains:
- a CDS encoding 2-oxoacid:ferredoxin oxidoreductase subunit beta: MSPKSVDYANLLRTQYIPHIWCPGCGHGIILKAVLRAVERLGLDKNKIAFVSGIGCSSRAVGYVDFNTLHTTHGRALAFATGVKIARPDLHVIVVSGDGDALAIGGNHFIHACRRNIDMTLIVFNNYIYGMTGGQYSPTTPEGSFASTAPFGSVEPPFDVCNLAIAAGATYVARGTAYSTAQLDKYVEKGIQNPGFSVIEALSQCPTYYGRKNKLRTPVDNLKWQKDVVVSAAKAKDMTPDQLAGKIQVGELHHGTRPEFTRTYQTIIQRAKDAALAE, encoded by the coding sequence ATGTCACCCAAAAGCGTCGATTACGCCAATCTTCTGCGCACCCAGTACATTCCCCATATCTGGTGCCCTGGCTGCGGCCACGGCATCATCCTCAAGGCGGTCCTCCGCGCCGTGGAGCGGCTGGGTCTGGACAAGAACAAGATCGCGTTCGTCTCCGGCATCGGCTGCTCCTCCCGCGCGGTGGGCTACGTGGATTTCAACACCCTGCACACCACCCACGGACGGGCGCTGGCCTTCGCCACAGGCGTCAAGATCGCCCGGCCGGACCTCCATGTGATCGTGGTCAGCGGCGACGGCGATGCCCTGGCGATCGGCGGCAACCACTTCATCCACGCCTGCCGCCGCAACATCGATATGACTCTGATCGTGTTCAACAACTACATCTACGGCATGACCGGCGGGCAGTATTCCCCCACGACGCCCGAAGGCTCGTTCGCCAGCACGGCGCCGTTCGGATCGGTGGAACCGCCCTTCGATGTCTGCAATCTGGCCATCGCCGCCGGCGCCACCTATGTCGCCCGCGGCACGGCCTACAGCACGGCCCAGTTGGACAAGTACGTCGAAAAAGGCATCCAGAATCCCGGGTTCTCGGTGATCGAGGCTCTGAGCCAGTGCCCCACCTATTACGGACGCAAGAACAAACTGCGCACTCCGGTGGACAATCTCAAGTGGCAGAAGGACGTGGTGGTCTCCGCCGCCAAGGCCAAGGACATGACCCCCGACCAGCTGGCGGGCAAGATCCAGGTCGGCGAACTGCATCACGGCACCCGGCCGGAGTTCACCCGGACCTATCAAACCATCATCCAACGCGCGAAGGACGCCGCTTTGGCGGAATAA
- a CDS encoding 2-oxoacid:ferredoxin oxidoreductase subunit gamma — protein MVERFEIRLSGSGGQGLVLAGVILAEAAAIHDNMYAVQSQSYGPEARGGASKSEVIIGSEPISYPKATSPDLLVALNQESFNKYAPSVQAGGLVVVDSEYVVDELKGNYRLIGLPMTELARTQIGREMVVNILCLGVIQELTGTVSREALERAVMHRVPRGTENINMKAFALGIETARKYKQEHPNG, from the coding sequence GTGGTCGAACGTTTTGAAATCAGACTCTCCGGATCCGGCGGTCAAGGCCTGGTCCTGGCCGGCGTCATCCTGGCCGAAGCGGCCGCCATCCACGACAACATGTACGCGGTGCAGTCGCAATCCTACGGCCCGGAGGCCCGCGGCGGGGCCAGCAAGTCCGAGGTGATCATCGGCAGCGAGCCCATCAGCTATCCCAAGGCGACCAGCCCGGACCTGCTGGTGGCACTTAATCAGGAGTCGTTCAACAAGTACGCGCCCAGCGTCCAGGCCGGCGGCCTGGTCGTCGTCGACTCCGAGTATGTCGTCGATGAATTGAAAGGCAATTACCGGCTGATCGGCCTGCCCATGACCGAACTGGCCCGCACCCAGATCGGCCGGGAAATGGTGGTCAACATTCTCTGCCTGGGCGTGATCCAGGAGCTGACCGGCACCGTGTCCCGCGAGGCTCTGGAGCGGGCGGTGATGCACCGGGTGCCCCGCGGCACCGAGAACATCAACATGAAGGCGTTTGCCCTCGGCATCGAGACCGCCCGCAAGTACAAGCAGGAACATCCCAATGGTTGA
- the ndk gene encoding nucleoside-diphosphate kinase encodes MVERTLCIVKPDAFRARAAGAILSRILAAGLDVVAARVIHLTRSQAEGFYHVHRERPFFPTLVQFMTEGPVMVLVLQGDNAIQRWRELMGPTNPAQAAPGTIRKDHGTNIERNAVHGSDAPATAAFETHYFFSDLEQIHSDIG; translated from the coding sequence ATGGTTGAGCGCACGCTCTGCATCGTCAAACCCGACGCCTTCAGGGCCCGCGCCGCCGGCGCCATCCTGTCGCGGATCCTGGCGGCCGGTCTGGATGTCGTGGCCGCACGCGTCATCCACCTGACGCGATCCCAGGCGGAGGGCTTCTATCATGTGCACCGGGAGCGGCCGTTCTTCCCTACGCTGGTCCAGTTCATGACCGAGGGGCCGGTGATGGTGCTGGTACTGCAGGGCGACAACGCCATCCAGCGCTGGCGCGAGCTGATGGGGCCCACCAACCCGGCCCAGGCCGCGCCGGGCACGATCCGCAAGGATCACGGCACCAACATCGAGCGGAACGCCGTGCACGGCTCGGACGCTCCCGCCACCGCGGCGTTTGAAACCCATTATTTTTTCAGCGACCTGGAGCAAATCCACTCGGACATCGGCTGA